The Pseudomonas azotoformans genome has a segment encoding these proteins:
- the minE gene encoding cell division topological specificity factor MinE produces the protein MKFLDFFRANKKPSTASVAKERLQIIVAHERGQRSTPDYLPALQKELVEVIRKYVNIGNDDVHVALENDGSCSILELNITLPDR, from the coding sequence ATGAAATTTCTCGACTTCTTTCGCGCCAACAAAAAGCCAAGTACCGCGTCGGTAGCGAAAGAGCGTCTACAGATCATCGTGGCGCACGAACGCGGCCAACGCAGTACACCGGATTACCTGCCAGCCTTGCAGAAGGAACTGGTCGAGGTGATCCGCAAGTACGTCAATATCGGCAACGATGACGTGCATGTCGCCCTGGAAAATGACGGCAGCTGCTCGATTCTGGAACTCAATATCACCCTGCCTGATCGTTGA